In one Trichlorobacter lovleyi SZ genomic region, the following are encoded:
- the dnaN gene encoding DNA polymerase III subunit beta yields the protein MNFKIDRDTFLKALQKVQGIVEKRTSMPILSNILIEAQGDNLEIIATDLEVGLKGNYPAKVEKDGRITVGAKKLYEIVKELPNQEITFSTKENDWVEITCGKVRFNIVGLPSDEFPAVATVKDEQLLELEAALLRKMIEKTSYAICNDETKYNLNGIFTRVEQSEKGQCLKMVATDGHRLSIASGPFSGTANPELLKGVILPKKGIFEIKKITDEGDGLLQFGFVDSSAVIKKGDTTLIMRLVDGEFPDYTRVIPAANEQIVKAPREELIHAVRRMAILSSEKFKGIMLEIEGNAVKISSSNPELGDAMEELDVSYDGNPFSVRFNARYLLDVLMVCESQHVLMKFKNELSPSIVTPDSDDELLAVIMPMRL from the coding sequence ATGAATTTCAAAATCGACAGAGATACCTTTCTTAAAGCGCTGCAAAAAGTACAGGGCATTGTCGAAAAACGGACATCGATGCCAATCTTATCGAATATCCTGATTGAGGCGCAGGGGGATAATCTTGAAATCATCGCTACTGATCTTGAAGTAGGCCTGAAAGGCAACTATCCTGCCAAAGTGGAAAAAGACGGCCGGATTACAGTTGGTGCAAAGAAACTATATGAAATAGTGAAAGAATTACCAAACCAGGAAATTACGTTTTCAACCAAGGAGAACGACTGGGTAGAAATCACCTGTGGCAAAGTCAGATTTAATATTGTTGGATTACCTTCAGATGAGTTTCCGGCGGTAGCTACGGTTAAAGATGAACAACTGCTGGAGCTTGAAGCAGCGTTGTTAAGAAAGATGATTGAAAAAACATCCTACGCAATCTGTAACGATGAAACCAAATACAATCTCAACGGCATTTTCACCAGGGTCGAACAGTCTGAAAAAGGTCAGTGTTTGAAGATGGTTGCTACTGATGGACACCGTTTGTCTATTGCCTCTGGTCCTTTCAGTGGTACGGCAAATCCAGAACTGTTGAAGGGAGTTATACTTCCCAAAAAAGGTATTTTCGAGATTAAGAAGATTACCGACGAAGGTGACGGGCTTCTGCAATTCGGTTTTGTTGACAGTAGTGCTGTGATCAAAAAAGGAGATACAACACTGATCATGCGGCTGGTTGACGGTGAATTCCCTGATTATACCAGGGTCATACCGGCAGCGAACGAACAGATTGTAAAGGCACCAAGAGAAGAACTGATCCATGCCGTGCGACGGATGGCTATTTTGTCCAGCGAGAAATTCAAGGGAATTATGTTGGAGATTGAAGGAAATGCCGTCAAGATTTCATCAAGCAATCCGGAGCTTGGAGATGCCATGGAAGAGCTTGATGTGAGCTATGATGGAAACCCGTTTTCTGTTCGATTTAATGCCCGTTACCTGCTGGATGTCCTGATGGTTTGCGAGAGCCAACACGTATTGATGAAATTTAAAAACGAACTGTCACCATCGATTGTAACCCCTGATTCGGATGATGAACTTTTAGCGGTTATCATGCCAATGAGGCTCTAG
- the dnaA gene encoding chromosomal replication initiator protein DnaA: MHAVWNQTATNLEKVISPQNYTNWIQPIQFSHADNHSLYLIVPNQFFKEWLEDNYVDLINSALSVTADKNMLVTFLIREKEADNAPLEIMEAPQPKESSTLKDLDQAKETTPLNPLNPRYTFDQFVSGAGNQFAHAAAMAVSHNPAITYNPLFIYGGVGLGKSHLLNAVGHKIISDNSSTKICYCSAEKFMHEMVNCIKLNKMDEFRERFRSIDVLLIDDIQFITGKERTQVEFFHTFNALYESHKQIVITSDKFPREMPNLEDRLRSRFEWGLIADIQPPDLETKIAILKKKADTNRILLPDDVAYFLASSDTRNIRELEGMLIRLGAYSSLQHIPITLTMAQNNLKDILVNKRKEITVELIQKTVADHFGLKVADLKSEKRLKAFVLARQVAIWLCRDMTTASYPDIGARFGGKDHSTVIHATKKIEKLLAEDHKLSKIIDELKESILQ; the protein is encoded by the coding sequence ATGCACGCGGTCTGGAATCAGACCGCTACGAATCTCGAAAAAGTTATATCACCTCAAAACTACACAAACTGGATCCAACCGATTCAATTCAGCCATGCTGATAATCACTCACTCTACCTGATTGTACCCAACCAGTTTTTCAAGGAGTGGCTTGAAGATAACTACGTTGACCTGATCAACAGTGCCCTGTCGGTGACTGCAGATAAGAACATGCTGGTAACATTTCTGATTCGGGAAAAAGAGGCCGATAACGCGCCACTGGAGATTATGGAAGCTCCGCAACCGAAAGAAAGCTCAACCTTAAAGGACCTGGATCAAGCCAAAGAGACAACACCGCTCAACCCGCTTAATCCACGCTATACTTTTGACCAGTTCGTAAGTGGCGCCGGAAACCAGTTTGCCCATGCGGCTGCCATGGCAGTTTCACATAACCCGGCCATAACCTATAACCCGCTCTTCATTTACGGGGGGGTAGGACTGGGCAAAAGCCACCTGCTCAATGCGGTTGGACATAAAATAATTTCTGACAACAGCAGCACTAAAATTTGCTACTGTTCTGCGGAAAAGTTTATGCATGAAATGGTAAACTGTATTAAACTTAATAAGATGGATGAATTTCGTGAACGCTTCCGTTCAATAGATGTACTGCTCATTGATGATATTCAATTCATAACCGGTAAGGAACGTACCCAGGTTGAGTTTTTTCACACCTTTAACGCACTGTACGAATCCCATAAGCAAATTGTCATAACGTCTGATAAATTTCCGAGAGAAATGCCAAATCTGGAGGACCGCCTGCGTTCAAGATTTGAGTGGGGATTAATTGCAGATATTCAGCCGCCTGATCTGGAAACGAAAATAGCAATTCTCAAAAAAAAGGCCGATACAAACAGAATACTGCTTCCTGATGATGTAGCCTACTTTCTGGCATCAAGTGACACCAGAAATATCAGGGAACTTGAAGGTATGCTGATACGCTTGGGTGCCTACAGCAGCCTCCAGCATATCCCGATTACCTTAACCATGGCCCAAAACAATCTGAAGGATATTCTGGTTAACAAAAGAAAAGAAATAACCGTTGAACTGATTCAAAAGACAGTGGCTGACCACTTTGGACTCAAGGTTGCCGATCTTAAATCAGAAAAGCGCCTCAAGGCATTTGTACTCGCCCGTCAGGTTGCGATCTGGCTTTGCAGGGATATGACAACCGCCTCCTATCCGGATATCGGTGCGAGGTTTGGCGGAAAAGATCATTCAACTGTCATCCATGCAACAAAAAAAATTGAAAAACTACTGGCTGAAGATCATAAATTATCTAAAATCATTGATGAATTAAAGGAGTCAATTCTGCAGTAA